The Microcoleus sp. bin38.metabat.b11b12b14.051 genome segment CCCGTTCAGCTTCGACCGTAATTGACAGTTGACAGCTTAGTCAGTTGACAGCCGTAGGGTGCGTCAGTTTAGTAGTTGTGAATCATCACCCCTCATCTAATGCTGACGCACCATTCCCGGCGCTTGTTTAGTGGTGAGATTTTGACGAAAGCCGTAGGGTGCGTCAGTTTAGTAGTTGTGAATCATCACCCCTCATCTAATGCTGACGCACCATTCCCGGCGCTTGTTTAGTGGTGAGATTTTGACGAAAGCCGTAGGGTGCGTCAGTTTAGTAGTTGTGAATCATCACTGAATCATCACCCCTCATCTAATGCTGACGCACCATTCCCGGCGCTTGTTTAGTGGTGAGATTTTGACGAAAGCCGTAGGGTGCGTCAGTTTAGTAGTTGTGAATCATCACTCCTCATCTAATTCTGACGCACCATTCCCGCCACGCCTCACACAGCCGTAGGGTGCGTCAGTTTAGTAGTTATGAATCATCACCCCTCATCTAATTCTGACGCACCATTCCCGCCACGCCTCACACAGCCGTAGGGTGCGTCAGTTTAGTAGTTATGAATCATCACTCCTCATCTAATTCTGACGCACCATTCCCGGCGCTTGTTTAGTGGTGAGATTTTGACGAAAGCCGTAGGGTGCGTCAGCTTAGGATCGCGAATTAAATAATTTACACAAGTTTGTGGGGTGTCCCGCCCGCCCTTTCGGGACGGGCGAGACGCCCATCCCACAAGAATAAAAGTGTAAGTTATTAAATTTTCATTCCTTAGTAGTTTTGAATCATCACCCAAAATCTAATGCTGACGCACCATTCCCGGCACGCCTCAGTTGTGAAATTATGATAAAGTAACCAAAATTTCCCTAACTGACGCACCCTAATTCTTACTTTTTACTCGCAATAACCATGTTCGTAGTGAGGAATGCGAGTCCTCAGATTTTGAGAAAAAATTTCATTCCTCACTACCAACTAATATTAGTATCGAATTGCATCCTAAACTCTCTTCAAATCAAAGGCAACAAAATTTCAAACTCCGTACCAGTACCGGGCGTTGAATGTAAATTCAACTTACCTTTATGCTTTTCTGTAACAATTTGATGGGTAATTGCTAGCCCCAAGCCAGTACCTTTACCCGCAGGTTTAGTCGTGAAAAATGTATCAAAAATCCGGCGCTGAATTTCTGGCGAAATTCCCGGCCCGTTGTCGGCAATTCTAATCGCTATCCAAGCGTTATTTTGATTTTTTTCTGCTGTATCCGGGCTAGAATCGCCGTTGAGGCCCGCGGGCGATTCCCTACGGGATAGCTGCGCTTCACGCAATATTGCATCTTTTCGCTCGCCCAAAACATAATTTTGAAGTAATTCCGAATTTACGCAGTCTCCGTCAGAACTGTCTATTAGCTCAGTTTCAATAGTAATCGCAGGTACAAAACCTTTTTCTCCTTTGAATTCTTCCAAAGCATCCATCGCATTGCTGACAATATTCATAAATACCTGGCTCAACTGACCAGAATAACACTTGACCAAAGGCAAATCCCCATATTTTTTAACTACTTTAAACCCGTACTTAAGACGGTTTTTCAGAATTAGCAGGGTGCTGTCAATACATTCGTGGAGGTTAGCTTCTTTTAAGTGGGTTTCATCCATGTGAGAGAAAGTGTGCAGGCTGGTGACGAGTTCAGTCAGCCTCTGGGATGAAACTTTCATGCTTTTGAGAATTTCTTCCCAATCTTCTTGCAAAAAATCAAATTCTATGTCTGCTTTTAGTTTGTCAATTTTTGGGCTGGGGCCGACAATTTCTTCGTAAGCGCACAGCAAGTCCATGATATCTTGCGAGTAGTTCGACAAAAAGCCCAAATTTCCGGTGATGCAGGTGACGGGATTTCTAATTTCGTGGGCGACTCCAGCTACCATCTGCCCCAAACTAGCTAGTTTTTCGGTTTGAATGAGTTGAGATTGAGTTTGCTGTCTCAGCAATTTTGTCGCTAGTTCGTGAATGTTGGATTGGGCTACTAAAAGTTCGTGTACGTCTACCAAACTATAAGAAACAGGGGACAATTGAACTACAATCGGCTCGTAAAGCAGTTCTTTCGATCGCTGTAGCGACTTCCGGGCTGCATCCACAATTAAAGTATTGCTAGGAAAAATTAAATTCTCTATTTCAGCAAAGCGGTACAAAGCCCTGACAGGTCGCTTTAAAAATAATTCTCGCCCGAAAGGACGGCTGATAAATTCTAAAAATCTCCGCCGCGAAATCATGCCCGCAAATTCACCTCGATCTGTCAAAATGACTCCAGGTAACAGCGGATTAGCTTCTAGCATCTGGGAAATTTGCATTCCCAAATCTGTAGCTTCTACCTTAAAATCGTAAAGCGATAATTCTTGAAGAGTAGAGTCTAAACAAAGTTCTTTTAGCTCAGTCTCGGACATGGCTTGAATTGGTCTTTCGACGCAGGAGGTATTCAACATAAAATCATCAGGACGCTTGTTTCAGGTTCTATTCGCCAGCAGAGATTCAGCTACCAAAGCTCAGCAGGTAAGTCGCTGAGTGCTTGAGCCGAGATCCCTGGCAAACTGCATTTTCAATTACACAAAAAACTCACGGTGGTAAATGAGATTTTACCACTTCAAATATTAGGCAAGTTCGAGTATGACTGAAATAGATGCGCCCTGGCAATTATGCCTCACTTTATTTTATATTGACTTGAGGACTGTTGACGCTTAATTATCCTATTTAATTATTAATTAACCTTGAGCAGGTTATTGTTAACCTGTTGTTAACAATAACCTGCTCTTCCTCACTAAATCTATAATTTCCGGAACTATAAAATTTAAAATGGGCGATCGCTCCTGCGATGCACCAAAATCCAAGAAGTTAAAACGCGCGATCGCCCGCCACGCCTCAAATACCGCCAGATCCGTTAGCCCGCGTACTAATACCGCCTACAAAAGCTTGCCGATTTCATTATTGATTGGCTGCTCCCAGCGAATCAAGCAGAAATATCGAGCGCAATTTAAGCAACTTTAATTATTTGAAAATATACTAATTATGGGAATTAATTCAATAATCGGAAACACAAAATGTATCTTTAATAAAAACAAATTTAATTAATTTTATTTAAATTAGTTATCAAAAAGCTGGAAATATAGATATTGTACGCCATATAGATATCTAGCGAAACAGCACGGCGCCGTGCTGTTTCCCGGAGCTACAAATTTTGATAATTGGTATATAGCAATTCGCGTGAAAGCTCGGGTATTTACGAATCAATCCCTGAATCTAAAATCTAAAATCTGAAATCTAAAATCTGAAATCCCTCAATTCCTAAATCTAAAATCAAAACCTGTAGCTCATCTTTCTGAGAAAGGCTATAAGATTCATGATGGTAGCAAAATTTTTTTAACTTAATCTTAAATTAGGGCTGTCAAGCAGGTATGATCGACAGGGGTTCTGCTAAAGACGTGCAACTAGATAGGAATTTACCAGTAGGCGATCGATGCAACCAGTCCTAACGAATCAGTTAAACAATGCTTTTACCCTTTTTCTCAGCTTGTTAGTAGAAGCAATACCTTTTCTGCTGCTGGGAGTTTTATTCTCAGGCTTGCTGCTGGGATTTGTAGACGAGCGCAAACTCGTATCCCGCATCCCGCGAAACCCTCTGCTGGCGGCTTTGATTGGTAGTTCGATCGGCTTTTTGTTTCCGGTATGCGAGTGCGGTAACGTGCCCGTAGCCCGCAGGTTGCTGATGCAGGGAGTCCCCGCACCAGCCGCGATCGGCTTTTTGCTCGCAGCCCCCACCATCAACCCCGTGGTAATTTGGGCGACTTGGACAGCATTTCGCGATCAGCCCGAAATTGTAGTTTTGCGAGTAGTGTTTTCTCTGTTGATAGCCACAATTATCGGCTGGGTGTTCAGCACTCAAACAGACTTGCGCCCTCTGTTACACCCCTATGTAGCCCGCGCGATTCCGCTCCCAAAACCAGAGCTTTCCGAAAAAGAACTCGCCCAAGCCAACACTCCTCTGCTGTTGCAGTCGGGAACATTTATGCTCGGTCAGCCCGGTGGCGCGGTGCCGATCGAATCTTTGCTACAAGAGGACTGGAAGCCCTTAAAAACAGCCAAAACCGAAAAAACCTCGAAACCTTCGTCAATGTTCCACCGCGTTTCTAAAGAGCGCCTGCGCCTGCTTTTAGATACTATGGTACAGGAGTTACGGGAATTGGGAGGAGTGTTAGTTATCGGAAGTGCGATCGCAGCCATCATTCAAGTTGGCGCACCACGCGAACTAATTCTCAACCTCGGCCAAGGCCCCGTCTCATCGATTCTCGCTATGCTGCTCTTAGCCGCCATCGTATCGATTTGTTCTACAGTAGATGCCTTTTTTGCCCTTTCTTTTGCTTCCACATTTACCAGCGGTTCGCTATTAGCATTTCTCGTTTTCGGCCCGATGATTGACCTCAAAGGTATCGGTTTAATGCTGTCTATTTTCAAAGGTCGCTCCGTAATTTACTTAATGGTTTTAGCAGCTCAGTTAACCTTTTTAATGACGCTCGCTGTCAATTTGTATCTAGGTTGAAAAATGAGCTAAGGATCGAAAAGTTAATAAATTAAATAGCTCCTACAGTCCTCTTTCCTGTAAGTTGGGAGATCGAAGGAGGCAGAGCCTCCGGATCTGCATTACCAGGCAGAGCCTGGTGACAAGCAAACAAGCAAAATAACAAAAACCGTTCGTAGTGAGGACTTCAGTCCGCAGCATTTTACGGACGCCAGGACGCACTACGAACCTTGCTTATTGCGGTCAATTGACCGAACATGATATGACCAATGACTGATGACCAATGACCATTGACTAATGACTATTAAAATATGAATCTTAAAAAACTTAGCCCTTGGCTGGACGCCCTAGCTATCTTAGCGTGGGGAATATTGCTCCTCAAATATTGGATCACCGGGAAATTAAGCATTCTCATTCACCCGAATTACTTTGGATTGACTGTAGCCGGAGGTATCGGCTTAATGGTGATTGGCGGGTTGAAAATTTGGGAACTGGTAAAGGGCGATCGCACCAAAAAGCAATCCCGGACATCCCCGGCAAATAAATCTCTCAGAATGACAGAAGTTGAACACGTTACTTTATTTCCCCCCAGTATTGGTAGCACCTTAATGTTGAGCGTCGCATTAATCGGTTTAGCAACCACGCCACGCACGTTTACCAGCCAGACAGCATTAGAACGAGGTCTCACCGAATCTCTGCCAATCACCAGACTGCAACCGCAAGAATTTCGCAATACTACAAAACCCGAAAAGCGATCGCTCGTCGAATGGGTGCGGCTGTTAAATTTCAATCCCGAACCCGATACATACAGAGGTCAAAAAGTCAAGGTTCAAGGATTTGTAATTCACCCGCCCAACGTAGCAGAACAATATCTGTGGATCGGGCGTTTTATCATTACCTGCTGCGCGGCGGACGCCTATCCGATCGGGTTGCCGGTAAAATTACCGATCGGTCAAAGCCGCACCGCCTTTACCCCCGACACTTGGCTAGAAATAGAAGGAGAAACGATCGTAGAAGAACTGCAAGGCAAGCGCAAATTAATTATTCAAGCATCCTCCCTCAAACCAATTTCCGAACCAAAAAACCCTTATGATTATTAGACATGGTGCAAGGCAAGAGATTAAATTTTACCTTGTTGATTGTGGGATGGGTGTCCCGCCAGTGTGCCAGTGTCATCTCGCGACATGAAATCTGTTGTATTTGAGATTGTGGGATTGGCCCGAAAGCCCGTCCTCCGTAAAAAATTAACACGCGGTAAAGTCAGCTATAAAAGTAGTCGCAACATCCTGTAGGAGTTGCAGACAGCAGATTCAGCAACTAAACTCATAATTAGAAAATAAGTTCTCACTATATGTCATCAGAAAAAAAATTAGCCATCAAAGGTGCTATCTGGACGATCGCCAGCTATGGAAGCAGTCAGGTGATCCGATTCGGTAGCAACCTAATCCTGACTCGCCTGCTGTTACCTGAATTATTTGGTCTGATGGGCTTAGCCTACGTTTTCATCACAGGTGTCCACCTGTTCACAGACATAGGTTTGACCCCAAGCATCATCCAAAACAAGCGTGGAGAAGAGCCAGAATTTCTCAACACGGCTTGGACAATGCAAATTATTCGCAGCTTCATTGTGTGGTTGTGTTTAATTGCAATCACCTGGCCCGTGGCTAATTTTTATGCAGAACCCCGTCTGCTGTGGTTGATTCCACTCATAAGTATAAATACCCTAATTGGAGGATTCAAATCCACTGCGGTAGCCAGTCTAGAACGCAAAATGACAGTCAAGCCAGTAGTAATTTTTGAGCTGGTGATACAGTTCGTTTCTACAGCCGTGATGGTTGTCTGGGCCTGGTTCGATCACAGCATCTGGGCAATCCTGGCCGGCGGCTTTTCTGGTTCTATAATTGAGTTAGTATGGAGCCATTTTTTAATTCCCGGCAAGTCTAACCGTTTCGCTTGGGAGCGATCGGCAGTTAAAGAAATATTTTCTTATGGAAAATGGATATTTCTGTCTACGATTTTATTTTTTCTGTGTTCTCAAGCCGACAGGCTAGTTCTAGGAAAAATATTTACTTTAACAATGTTAGGGATTTACGGCATCGCTTTTACCCTCGGCGATATGCCGCGCCAAGTCATCATCGCCGTCGCTAGCCGGGTGATTTTTCCGTCTATTTCTATGCTAGCAGAGCTGCCTCGTGAAGAATTGCGCGCCAAAATTCTCAAAAACCGCAACTTGATTCTGATACCTTTAGCCATAGGCTTAGCAATTTTTGTCAGCTTTGGAGATCAGCTAATATTACTACTCTACAGGAAAGAATATGTTGCAGCATCTTGGATGATGCCAATCTTGGCTTTAGGTATCTGGCACACAACTCTCCACAATTTGATGGGTTCCTGTTTGTTAGCTGTAGGAAAATCTCAATACGGAGCTATGGGTAATCTGGCGACTTTTTTGAGTATCAGCATCGGCATCCCGATCGGATATCATTTCATGGGGAATTTAGGGGCTGTGATTGCTGTAGCTGTCGGCGATATTCCTACTTATTTAGTAACTACCTACGGTCTTTGGAAAGAAGGGCTAACTTGTTTTTGGGAGGATGTCAAGCTGACAGCACTGTTTTTAGGGGTACTAGCAATCATACTTTTTGTGAGAATGTCTCTGGGTGGGGGGCTACCCATCAGCCACATCTCACCTAACGATCTAATCCCTATCAATAAACTATTCTAGTAAACAAAAAGGAGATTGTCTGTATGTCAGAGGACACTATAAAAAGAAAAGTAATACACTTTATTTTTTTACAAATGGC includes the following:
- a CDS encoding ATP-binding protein, which codes for MLNTSCVERPIQAMSETELKELCLDSTLQELSLYDFKVEATDLGMQISQMLEANPLLPGVILTDRGEFAGMISRRRFLEFISRPFGRELFLKRPVRALYRFAEIENLIFPSNTLIVDAARKSLQRSKELLYEPIVVQLSPVSYSLVDVHELLVAQSNIHELATKLLRQQTQSQLIQTEKLASLGQMVAGVAHEIRNPVTCITGNLGFLSNYSQDIMDLLCAYEEIVGPSPKIDKLKADIEFDFLQEDWEEILKSMKVSSQRLTELVTSLHTFSHMDETHLKEANLHECIDSTLLILKNRLKYGFKVVKKYGDLPLVKCYSGQLSQVFMNIVSNAMDALEEFKGEKGFVPAITIETELIDSSDGDCVNSELLQNYVLGERKDAILREAQLSRRESPAGLNGDSSPDTAEKNQNNAWIAIRIADNGPGISPEIQRRIFDTFFTTKPAGKGTGLGLAITHQIVTEKHKGKLNLHSTPGTGTEFEILLPLI
- a CDS encoding oligosaccharide flippase family protein; this encodes MSSEKKLAIKGAIWTIASYGSSQVIRFGSNLILTRLLLPELFGLMGLAYVFITGVHLFTDIGLTPSIIQNKRGEEPEFLNTAWTMQIIRSFIVWLCLIAITWPVANFYAEPRLLWLIPLISINTLIGGFKSTAVASLERKMTVKPVVIFELVIQFVSTAVMVVWAWFDHSIWAILAGGFSGSIIELVWSHFLIPGKSNRFAWERSAVKEIFSYGKWIFLSTILFFLCSQADRLVLGKIFTLTMLGIYGIAFTLGDMPRQVIIAVASRVIFPSISMLAELPREELRAKILKNRNLILIPLAIGLAIFVSFGDQLILLLYRKEYVAASWMMPILALGIWHTTLHNLMGSCLLAVGKSQYGAMGNLATFLSISIGIPIGYHFMGNLGAVIAVAVGDIPTYLVTTYGLWKEGLTCFWEDVKLTALFLGVLAIILFVRMSLGGGLPISHISPNDLIPINKLF
- a CDS encoding TIGR03943 family protein, encoding MNLKKLSPWLDALAILAWGILLLKYWITGKLSILIHPNYFGLTVAGGIGLMVIGGLKIWELVKGDRTKKQSRTSPANKSLRMTEVEHVTLFPPSIGSTLMLSVALIGLATTPRTFTSQTALERGLTESLPITRLQPQEFRNTTKPEKRSLVEWVRLLNFNPEPDTYRGQKVKVQGFVIHPPNVAEQYLWIGRFIITCCAADAYPIGLPVKLPIGQSRTAFTPDTWLEIEGETIVEELQGKRKLIIQASSLKPISEPKNPYDY
- a CDS encoding permease, giving the protein MQPVLTNQLNNAFTLFLSLLVEAIPFLLLGVLFSGLLLGFVDERKLVSRIPRNPLLAALIGSSIGFLFPVCECGNVPVARRLLMQGVPAPAAIGFLLAAPTINPVVIWATWTAFRDQPEIVVLRVVFSLLIATIIGWVFSTQTDLRPLLHPYVARAIPLPKPELSEKELAQANTPLLLQSGTFMLGQPGGAVPIESLLQEDWKPLKTAKTEKTSKPSSMFHRVSKERLRLLLDTMVQELRELGGVLVIGSAIAAIIQVGAPRELILNLGQGPVSSILAMLLLAAIVSICSTVDAFFALSFASTFTSGSLLAFLVFGPMIDLKGIGLMLSIFKGRSVIYLMVLAAQLTFLMTLAVNLYLG